A region of the Bacillus sp. NP247 genome:
ATATGTACTTTTTATAAAGTGAAACTTTTTAGCGGAAAAAGAGAGAGGGCTTACATTATAGCGGATGATCTTGACAAAATTGATGAAATTTCATGCCCATAGCAATCATTTTTGCGGTATAATAAAAGCAACTCGAATTAAAAGGAGAGTGCCTTCATGGGAAAAGCAATTCAAGATAAAGATACACAATTAGTATATTTAAAAGAGCGTTTAAATATGTTCATTGAAGTAATTGATACGATTGAACCTGAAGAAGTAGAGTTAGAAGATGTAGATCGTCTTCTTGCGATGTTAGATGAATTAGAATTAAAATGTG
Encoded here:
- a CDS encoding SE1561 family protein, translating into MGKAIQDKDTQLVYLKERLNMFIEVIDTIEPEEVELEDVDRLLAMLDELELKCEQFKKDE